In a single window of the Chondrocystis sp. NIES-4102 genome:
- a CDS encoding spore photoproduct lyase has translation MIELQTETNSTSTKLWLPKQVLITPDAEAKAWGQQILDRIKFYNIPIKKLTQNKITGLRGKDERETYAIAKNTLAIVNAPAGQFKLSPIPPSADWQFHLAQGCPAHCQYCYLAGSLSGVPVVKVYANLPEILANLGNYELEQDTTYEVSCYTDPLSIEHLTGSLAECIRYFGTRKTAYLRWVTKFDHIESLLNLPHNGHTRCRVSINADPVSHFMEGGTATVTNRLKALRQLALHGYPIGIVVAPIMAIADWQQHYTDLFRLIQTYLDFDCDLTVELITHRFTSKSKEVLQSWYPKSQLNLEEDNRSRKYNKFGGVKYVYELEIMNELKEFIKTKIAHYLPQAQILYWT, from the coding sequence ATGATTGAATTACAGACAGAAACTAACTCTACATCGACAAAGTTATGGCTACCAAAACAAGTTTTAATTACTCCCGACGCTGAGGCTAAAGCATGGGGGCAACAAATCTTAGATAGGATTAAGTTTTATAATATTCCAATCAAAAAACTAACTCAAAATAAAATTACAGGACTACGGGGCAAAGATGAAAGAGAAACCTATGCCATAGCTAAAAATACTCTGGCTATAGTTAATGCACCCGCAGGTCAATTTAAACTTTCTCCTATACCACCTTCTGCCGACTGGCAATTTCATTTAGCTCAAGGTTGTCCTGCTCATTGTCAATATTGTTATTTAGCGGGTAGTCTTTCTGGTGTTCCTGTTGTCAAAGTTTATGCTAATTTACCAGAAATTTTAGCTAATTTGGGTAATTACGAACTAGAACAAGATACTACTTATGAAGTTAGTTGTTATACAGATCCATTAAGCATTGAACATTTAACGGGTAGTTTAGCTGAATGTATTCGTTATTTTGGCACGAGAAAAACAGCATATTTGCGCTGGGTAACTAAATTTGACCATATAGAGTCTTTGCTAAATTTACCGCATAACGGACATACTCGCTGTCGCGTTAGTATTAACGCTGATCCTGTAAGTCATTTTATGGAAGGAGGGACAGCCACAGTAACCAACCGACTAAAAGCATTACGTCAATTAGCCTTACATGGTTATCCTATTGGTATTGTAGTTGCACCTATTATGGCGATCGCAGATTGGCAGCAGCATTATACTGATTTATTCAGACTAATACAAACTTATCTTGATTTCGATTGCGATCTCACAGTTGAGTTAATTACTCATCGTTTTACGTCAAAATCTAAGGAAGTTTTACAAAGTTGGTATCCTAAAAGCCAACTAAATCTTGAGGAGGATAATCGCAGTCGCAAATACAATAAATTTGGTGGAGTTAAATATGTCTATGAGTTAGAGATCATGAACGAATTAAAGGAATTTATCAAAACAAAAATTGCTCATTATTTGCCTCAAGCCCAAATTTTGTATTGGACTTAA
- a CDS encoding TrkA-C domain protein — MTIFLTLGVVVAALICFIAEWLPVDITALCVAVILIILKLVTPEEGIAGFGNSATITVMAMFILSAGITRTGVVQVFRDLLIKWGGKSITRQILVMGFLVGPISAFINNTAVVAIFLPIIEDWCKKQGISPSKLLMPLSFVTILGGMITVIGTSTNVLASGISKELGYGEFSLFQFTGLGIITFLIGLAYLAFIAPRLLPNRKRLSKDLVSEEYGLKDYVAEVIVTPKSQLIGKTFRSERSRNNFNVDILEIIRDGERLPQPVTSRVINADDILLVRGKTEDVLKIKTEQGLDIFPDVKFNQKNLETELTSAEEGIAEVLILSNSRLIGTSLKDLRFRQRYNLTVLAMRRGEELIRDRLGKVRLKFGDLLLVQGAKQSILGLQTTRELLVMEQKEPETVRRNKAWIAVAIIVGVVLVAAFNWLPILVSALLGVLLMIITGCLQPGEVYGAVRWDVIFLLAGLIPLGTAMENSGATQWLADNLLAVGGSLNGYWILLFFFVITSLLTEILSNNASVVLLIPIAVKVAESLNLNPIAMMFAVTFAASNSFMTPIGYQTNTMVYTPGGYKFSDFFRVGALLNLLMAIVTPILIIALYGL, encoded by the coding sequence ATGACTATTTTTCTCACCTTAGGGGTTGTAGTTGCTGCCCTTATATGTTTTATTGCCGAATGGTTACCCGTCGATATCACAGCCTTATGTGTAGCAGTAATATTAATCATTCTTAAATTAGTAACTCCTGAAGAAGGCATAGCAGGGTTTGGTAATTCTGCTACCATTACCGTTATGGCAATGTTTATCCTAAGTGCAGGTATCACTCGCACAGGTGTCGTACAGGTATTTCGGGATCTATTAATTAAATGGGGTGGCAAAAGTATTACTCGCCAAATACTAGTTATGGGCTTTTTAGTCGGCCCAATTTCTGCTTTTATTAATAATACGGCGGTAGTTGCCATATTTCTACCTATTATTGAAGACTGGTGTAAAAAACAAGGGATATCTCCTTCCAAGTTATTGATGCCCCTATCTTTTGTCACTATTTTAGGCGGGATGATTACAGTAATTGGCACATCAACCAACGTATTAGCTAGCGGAATATCTAAAGAGTTAGGATATGGGGAGTTTAGTTTATTCCAGTTTACAGGCTTAGGTATCATTACCTTTTTAATTGGGTTAGCATATTTAGCTTTTATCGCCCCTCGCTTGCTACCCAACCGCAAAAGATTGTCTAAAGATTTAGTCAGTGAAGAATATGGACTAAAAGACTATGTAGCAGAAGTTATTGTAACACCCAAGTCCCAATTAATCGGTAAAACTTTCCGTTCAGAGCGATCGCGCAATAATTTTAATGTGGATATTTTAGAAATTATTCGTGATGGTGAACGTTTACCCCAGCCTGTAACCAGTCGAGTTATCAATGCCGATGATATTTTGCTAGTGAGAGGCAAAACGGAAGATGTATTAAAGATTAAAACTGAACAGGGTTTAGATATCTTCCCCGATGTAAAATTTAACCAAAAGAACCTGGAGACTGAGTTAACTTCGGCAGAAGAAGGCATTGCAGAAGTTTTAATTTTATCTAATTCTCGTCTAATTGGGACAAGTCTTAAAGATTTGCGTTTTCGCCAACGATACAACCTAACCGTACTGGCAATGCGTCGTGGGGAAGAACTAATTAGAGATAGATTAGGTAAAGTACGTTTGAAATTTGGCGATTTATTGCTCGTACAAGGAGCAAAACAAAGTATCCTCGGTTTGCAAACCACTAGGGAATTACTAGTAATGGAACAAAAAGAACCAGAAACCGTTCGCCGTAATAAAGCCTGGATAGCAGTAGCAATTATAGTCGGAGTGGTTTTAGTGGCAGCTTTTAATTGGTTACCAATTCTAGTTAGCGCTTTACTTGGAGTGTTATTAATGATTATTACTGGTTGTCTGCAACCTGGAGAAGTTTATGGTGCAGTGCGTTGGGATGTAATCTTCCTGCTGGCTGGTTTAATTCCTTTGGGTACAGCGATGGAAAATTCTGGGGCTACCCAATGGCTAGCAGATAATTTATTAGCAGTGGGGGGGAGTTTAAACGGGTACTGGATATTATTATTCTTTTTTGTAATTACATCTCTACTGACAGAAATACTATCTAATAACGCCTCAGTAGTGTTACTAATTCCCATTGCAGTTAAAGTAGCAGAATCCTTAAATCTTAACCCTATTGCCATGATGTTCGCGGTTACTTTCGCAGCTTCCAATAGCTTTATGACTCCCATAGGCTATCAGACTAATACTATGGTTTATACCCCTGGAGGTTACAAATTTAGTGATTTCTTTCGGGTGGGCGCACTACTCAATCTTTTGATGGCAATTGTCACTCCGATATTAATTATTGCTTTGTATGGACTTTAA
- a CDS encoding sodium/hydrogen exchanger has translation MESISSTIREPLFTFVLLLAIILVIPPIFEKIKLPGLVGLLIAGVVFGGSGLGLLNGKSETMVLLADIGKIYLMFVAGLEVDLEQFRRTRNRSLGFGFATFAVPLITGTMVGRVFDLSWNASILIGSLLASHTLLAYPIVRRLGVVNDEAVTVTIGATIFTDIGALLVLAICLGVNQGNFTALDLAQLLGFLAIYTLVVLFGLDRLGRSFFRRSKNDQGNQFLFVLLAVFVAAVGAQLVGVEKIVGAFLAGLAVNDVIGDGPVKEKVEFVGSVLFIPIFFVDMGLLLDLKAFEDILRSVTIPLSIVAALILSKLLAALIAKLLYRYSWVQTVTMWSLSLPQVAATLAAALVGFQAGIIDERIFNSVILLMLVTSIAGPLITARSAAQLTVGEIPTTTPNPPTTGDLTNSTDQTTEPLRVVVPVYNPQTERYLLEFASLLTRKNGGDIVPLAIAKAEANLDSPQLDEAVNKCQQLLLQAQAISEELGISTQAELRIEYDVAQGISHASREVNANFIILGFNTLNDLRARLFGSVPDSVLWSAHCSVAMARLLASPLSMERILLPIESFNPVGLRPVSFAQSLAINSNTSITLLHVCHPGTSKERRTMIHNQLAAIAKQYFPQQTVDLKIIAQNNFVEAVVSASQTHELVILRSQRQRVGVDSLALGASTKPLLQNLKCSIVLLGEL, from the coding sequence ATGGAATCAATTTCTAGTACTATTCGCGAGCCTCTTTTCACCTTTGTCCTACTACTAGCAATCATTTTAGTTATCCCACCGATATTTGAAAAAATCAAATTGCCAGGTTTAGTAGGTTTACTAATTGCAGGGGTGGTATTTGGTGGTAGTGGCTTAGGTTTACTCAACGGTAAATCGGAAACTATGGTGCTATTGGCGGATATTGGTAAGATATATCTTATGTTTGTAGCAGGACTAGAAGTTGATCTAGAACAGTTTCGACGCACCAGAAATCGGTCTTTAGGCTTTGGTTTTGCTACTTTTGCTGTACCTCTAATTACAGGTACAATGGTTGGGCGAGTTTTCGATCTTAGCTGGAATGCCTCAATTTTAATAGGTTCACTCTTGGCTTCCCATACTTTATTGGCATACCCTATTGTTAGACGTTTGGGGGTAGTTAATGATGAGGCGGTGACTGTCACTATTGGGGCAACAATCTTTACCGATATAGGTGCGTTACTGGTTTTAGCTATTTGTTTGGGAGTTAATCAAGGTAATTTTACGGCTCTTGATCTGGCGCAACTATTAGGGTTTTTAGCAATTTACACTCTAGTTGTCCTCTTTGGCTTAGACCGTTTGGGGAGATCATTCTTTCGTCGATCTAAAAATGATCAAGGGAATCAATTCTTGTTTGTATTATTAGCAGTATTTGTTGCTGCTGTTGGCGCACAACTGGTTGGGGTGGAAAAAATTGTTGGTGCTTTTTTAGCAGGGTTAGCAGTAAATGATGTAATTGGAGATGGCCCTGTTAAAGAGAAAGTGGAATTTGTCGGCTCGGTATTATTTATCCCCATTTTCTTTGTAGATATGGGGTTACTACTTGATCTTAAGGCATTTGAAGATATCTTACGCTCTGTTACCATTCCCCTATCAATAGTCGCTGCTTTAATTCTTAGTAAGTTGTTGGCAGCTTTGATAGCTAAATTATTGTATCGCTATAGTTGGGTGCAAACTGTAACCATGTGGTCACTATCCCTACCCCAGGTAGCTGCCACTTTAGCTGCTGCATTAGTTGGCTTCCAAGCAGGAATTATTGATGAGCGCATCTTTAATAGTGTTATCCTACTGATGCTAGTAACTTCGATCGCAGGACCTTTGATTACCGCTCGTTCTGCTGCCCAATTAACCGTTGGTGAGATACCCACAACAACTCCTAATCCCCCCACCACAGGTGATCTAACTAATTCTACAGATCAAACTACCGAGCCATTACGGGTAGTAGTACCAGTCTATAATCCTCAAACCGAAAGATATTTACTAGAGTTTGCATCCCTATTAACGCGCAAAAATGGGGGGGATATTGTGCCACTGGCGATCGCTAAAGCCGAAGCTAATTTAGACTCACCTCAACTGGATGAAGCGGTCAATAAATGTCAACAATTACTCTTACAAGCTCAAGCAATAAGTGAGGAATTAGGTATTTCTACTCAAGCAGAATTGAGGATTGAATATGATGTTGCTCAGGGAATTTCCCATGCTAGTAGAGAGGTTAACGCCAATTTTATTATTTTAGGCTTTAATACCCTCAATGATCTACGCGCTCGCTTGTTTGGTTCTGTTCCTGATAGTGTTTTGTGGTCAGCCCATTGTTCAGTGGCTATGGCGCGTTTATTAGCTTCTCCTTTAAGTATGGAGAGAATTTTATTACCCATTGAAAGTTTTAACCCAGTGGGTTTGCGTCCAGTAAGTTTTGCTCAATCTCTAGCTATAAATAGCAATACCTCGATAACTTTGCTCCATGTCTGCCATCCTGGGACTTCTAAAGAGCGTCGCACGATGATTCATAATCAATTAGCAGCAATTGCCAAGCAATATTTCCCCCAGCAAACGGTAGATCTCAAGATCATCGCCCAAAATAATTTTGTTGAAGCAGTTGTTAGTGCTAGTCAAACCCATGAATTAGTAATTTTACGTTCCCAACGTCAACGGGTAGGGGTAGATAGTTTGGCTTTGGGAGCTTCTACTAAACCCTTATTGCAAAATTTAAAATGTTCGATTGTTTTGCTGGGAGAATTATAA
- a CDS encoding exopolysaccharide synthesis ExoD, whose protein sequence is MSARFSQDIQILLRKLATKPIAIAEIIQETSERGFSLIIGLLVLPFLFPMPPGLSTPLGLGCLILGLQMALGRKHPWLPRRIAQFKFPRTLSQRLLKNVRRLLVWLEKIMHSRWRQLARNSYTWRGNGFCIAWLSILLMLPIPFTNPLPAIAILLLAVATVEADGLIMCLGYLLTIANTVFFSFIGYALWQAPDLLPNIFK, encoded by the coding sequence ATGTCTGCCAGATTTTCCCAAGATATTCAAATATTGCTCAGAAAGTTAGCAACTAAACCTATAGCGATCGCTGAAATTATTCAAGAAACTTCCGAACGCGGATTTAGTCTAATTATCGGCTTATTAGTTCTGCCTTTTTTATTTCCTATGCCCCCTGGTTTATCTACTCCCCTTGGTTTAGGGTGTTTAATTTTGGGGTTACAAATGGCATTGGGGCGTAAACACCCTTGGCTACCTCGTCGGATAGCACAATTTAAATTTCCTCGCACCTTAAGTCAACGATTACTCAAAAACGTGCGTCGGCTACTTGTTTGGCTGGAAAAAATTATGCACTCTCGTTGGCGACAGTTAGCCAGAAATTCCTATACCTGGAGAGGTAATGGTTTTTGCATTGCTTGGTTATCGATTTTATTAATGTTACCCATTCCTTTTACTAACCCTTTGCCAGCCATAGCTATTTTACTTTTAGCAGTAGCTACAGTAGAAGCAGATGGACTAATAATGTGCCTAGGATATTTACTTACTATAGCTAACACCGTATTTTTCTCTTTTATTGGGTATGCCCTATGGCAAGCTCCTGATTTACTTCCCAATATATTTAAGTAG
- a CDS encoding cation-transporting ATPase, E1-E2 type, which translates to MNNNFPTTANANNIPSTNEPWHALTPQNTVEQLLCDPQNGLTNDQVCQRKVYFGANELKESAGRSPLSILWDQFTNIMLVMLIAVAIVSAVLDLQLNKFPKDAIAIFAIVILNGILGYLQESRAEKALAALKRLSSPQVRVMRDGATEEVDAKELIPGDIMFLEAGVQIAADGRLLEVQNLQIAESTLTGEATAVNKDANLVLAEDTSLGDRVNLVYKGTEVVQGRAKAIVTKTAMDTEIGRIAAMIQGVETEPTPLQQRMTQLGNVLVSGSMALVALVVIGGVLQAGWQFFAELLEVSLSMAVAVVPEGLPAVVTVTLAIGTQKMIRRQALIRKLPAVETLGSVTTICADKTGTLTQNKMMVQKVYTPSYRFSVTGEGYDPQGQFYCQNNNEIQTESEVKELFQACVLCNDALLQRSRNVVEKRDDWTILGDPTEGALLVLAAKGGILRSEIEQSMPRVGEFPFDADRKRMSVIVTNPQVGESPYLMFTKGSTELILERCVSLEIQDQIQDITPSQKQEILEINDHLAANGLRVLGFAYKPLPEIPPSDAMETSEQGLVWLGLVGMIDPPRTEVQEAVQRCKRAGIRSVMITGDHPLTALAIASKLDITNQSDRVLTGRELEIMSTEELEKIVPQVNVYARVTPEHKLRIVKALQKRGEFVAMTGDGVNDAPALKQADIGIAMGITGTDVSKEASDMILLDDNFATIVAATEEGRVVYDNIRRFIKYILGSNIGEVLTIAAAPLLGLGGVPISPLQILWMNLVTDGLPALALALEPAEPNVMSRPPYSPRESIFARGLGLYMLRIGIIFALITILLMVWSYNYDKVNGDTDNWKTMVFTTLCLAQMGHALAVRSDTKLTIEMNPFSNPYVLGAVTLTTILQLLLIYVAPLRNFFDTNVLSLTELLICFGFSMLMFVWIELEKLVQRWFFKRA; encoded by the coding sequence ATGAATAATAATTTTCCTACTACCGCTAATGCCAACAACATACCTTCAACTAATGAACCCTGGCACGCTCTAACTCCTCAAAATACGGTAGAACAATTGCTTTGTGATCCTCAAAATGGTTTAACTAATGATCAAGTTTGTCAAAGAAAGGTTTATTTTGGCGCAAACGAACTAAAAGAAAGTGCTGGGCGTAGTCCCTTAAGTATTTTATGGGATCAGTTTACTAATATTATGTTGGTGATGCTGATTGCTGTGGCTATTGTTTCTGCTGTTTTAGATTTACAGTTAAATAAATTTCCCAAAGATGCGATCGCTATATTTGCCATCGTTATTCTTAATGGTATTTTGGGCTATCTTCAGGAAAGTCGAGCAGAAAAAGCTTTAGCAGCCCTCAAACGTTTATCTTCTCCCCAGGTTAGGGTGATGCGCGATGGAGCAACGGAAGAAGTGGATGCCAAGGAATTAATTCCAGGGGATATTATGTTTTTAGAAGCAGGGGTACAAATAGCTGCTGATGGACGCTTATTAGAAGTACAAAACCTGCAAATTGCAGAATCTACCCTGACTGGGGAAGCTACGGCGGTCAATAAAGATGCTAATTTGGTTTTAGCAGAAGATACTTCTTTGGGCGATCGCGTTAATTTGGTTTATAAGGGAACAGAAGTAGTTCAAGGTAGGGCAAAAGCAATTGTTACCAAAACCGCAATGGACACTGAAATTGGGCGTATTGCTGCTATGATTCAAGGTGTGGAAACTGAGCCTACCCCCCTACAACAAAGAATGACTCAGTTGGGTAATGTGCTAGTTAGTGGTTCGATGGCATTAGTGGCACTGGTGGTAATTGGGGGAGTATTACAGGCAGGATGGCAATTTTTTGCGGAATTATTAGAAGTATCTCTGAGTATGGCGGTTGCAGTTGTGCCAGAAGGTTTGCCAGCAGTAGTTACGGTTACTTTGGCTATCGGTACTCAGAAAATGATTCGTCGTCAAGCCTTAATTCGTAAGTTACCTGCGGTGGAAACTCTAGGATCAGTTACCACTATCTGTGCAGATAAGACAGGTACTTTAACCCAAAATAAAATGATGGTGCAAAAGGTTTACACTCCTTCTTATCGTTTTAGTGTGACTGGGGAAGGTTACGATCCTCAAGGGCAATTTTATTGTCAGAATAATAATGAAATTCAGACGGAAAGTGAGGTTAAAGAGTTATTTCAAGCCTGTGTTTTGTGTAATGATGCCCTGTTGCAACGTTCCCGTAATGTAGTTGAAAAGAGAGATGATTGGACAATTTTGGGTGATCCTACTGAAGGGGCATTATTGGTTTTGGCTGCTAAAGGGGGAATTTTAAGATCCGAAATTGAACAGTCGATGCCAAGAGTGGGCGAGTTTCCTTTTGATGCTGATCGTAAGCGGATGTCGGTGATTGTAACTAATCCTCAAGTGGGTGAATCACCTTATTTGATGTTTACTAAAGGATCGACGGAATTAATTTTAGAAAGATGCGTGAGCCTAGAAATTCAAGATCAAATTCAAGATATAACTCCCTCACAAAAACAGGAAATTTTAGAAATTAATGATCATTTAGCTGCTAATGGGTTACGAGTTTTGGGCTTTGCTTATAAACCTTTGCCAGAAATACCTCCCTCTGATGCAATGGAAACTAGCGAACAAGGCTTAGTTTGGCTTGGTTTAGTGGGAATGATCGATCCACCTCGTACTGAGGTACAAGAAGCTGTACAACGTTGTAAACGCGCTGGAATTCGTTCTGTAATGATTACTGGTGATCATCCTCTAACTGCCTTAGCGATCGCCTCTAAATTAGATATTACTAACCAAAGCGATCGCGTTTTGACAGGGCGGGAATTGGAAATAATGTCTACTGAGGAATTGGAAAAAATTGTCCCTCAAGTTAATGTTTATGCTCGTGTTACCCCAGAACATAAGTTACGCATTGTCAAAGCTTTACAAAAACGCGGTGAATTTGTGGCTATGACGGGAGATGGTGTTAATGATGCCCCCGCCCTCAAACAAGCTGATATTGGTATTGCTATGGGTATCACTGGTACTGATGTTAGTAAAGAAGCTAGTGATATGATTTTGCTAGATGATAACTTTGCTACCATTGTCGCTGCCACCGAGGAAGGTCGTGTGGTATATGATAATATTCGTCGCTTTATTAAGTATATTTTGGGTAGTAATATCGGTGAAGTGTTAACTATTGCTGCTGCACCCTTATTAGGTTTGGGTGGTGTTCCCATATCCCCTCTACAAATTCTTTGGATGAATTTAGTTACCGACGGCTTACCCGCTTTGGCTTTAGCCCTCGAACCAGCAGAACCTAATGTTATGAGTCGCCCACCCTATAGCCCTAGAGAAAGTATTTTTGCTCGTGGTTTGGGTTTATATATGCTGAGAATTGGGATTATTTTTGCTCTAATTACCATTCTTTTAATGGTTTGGTCTTACAATTATGACAAAGTAAATGGTGATACGGATAATTGGAAAACTATGGTGTTTACTACCCTTTGTCTTGCTCAAATGGGTCATGCTTTAGCGGTTCGATCTGATACTAAACTTACCATAGAGATGAATCCTTTTTCTAATCCCTATGTCTTAGGAGCGGTTACTTTAACTACTATTTTACAGTTATTATTAATCTATGTTGCACCTTTACGTAACTTTTTTGATACGAATGTTCTAAGCTTAACCGAACTGTTAATTTGCTTTGGTTTTAGTATGTTGATGTTTGTTTGGATAGAATTAGAAAAGTTAGTACAACGCTGGTTTTTTAAGCGTGCTTAA
- a CDS encoding transglutaminase-like domain protein, translating to MKFKLGCQLNYQVSNTSTFIFNICALQNDEQRILDSSLQIKPHFDYEVYTLQEQENNYFRVVAPPGELNVSYQATVEIKNRNIEICKELPETPPAELPLDVIQYLYPSRYCQSDRFGKLAYDEFGNCPPGYQRVEAICDWIYEKVAYTSGSTNSQTSAYDTVAERVGVCRDFAHLGIAFCRALNIPARFVSAYAWKLQPPDFHACFEAYLGNKWYTFDATRLAPIESFVRIGTGRDAADVSFSTVFGAVQFKNMKVYIDKLTQTD from the coding sequence ATGAAATTTAAACTTGGATGTCAACTTAACTATCAAGTTTCTAACACAAGCACTTTTATATTTAATATTTGTGCTTTGCAAAACGATGAGCAACGAATTTTAGATAGTAGTCTGCAAATAAAACCTCATTTCGATTACGAAGTTTACACTCTACAAGAGCAAGAAAACAATTATTTTCGCGTAGTTGCACCCCCAGGAGAATTAAACGTTTCTTATCAAGCAACGGTTGAAATAAAAAATAGGAATATTGAAATTTGTAAAGAATTACCAGAAACTCCTCCAGCCGAATTACCATTAGATGTAATCCAATACTTATATCCATCTCGCTATTGCCAGAGCGATCGCTTTGGTAAGTTAGCTTATGATGAATTTGGTAATTGTCCTCCAGGGTATCAAAGGGTAGAAGCGATTTGCGACTGGATATATGAAAAAGTTGCTTATACTTCTGGTAGTACTAACTCTCAAACTTCCGCTTACGATACGGTGGCAGAAAGAGTAGGAGTCTGTCGCGACTTTGCCCATTTAGGAATTGCTTTTTGTCGTGCTTTAAATATTCCAGCCAGGTTTGTTTCTGCTTATGCTTGGAAACTACAACCGCCAGATTTTCACGCCTGTTTTGAAGCTTATTTAGGTAATAAGTGGTACACTTTTGATGCGACTCGCCTTGCACCTATTGAAAGTTTTGTGCGTATTGGTACAGGTAGAGATGCAGCAGATGTATCCTTTTCTACAGTCTTTGGTGCAGTTCAATTTAAGAACATGAAGGTATATATTGATAAATTAACTCAAACAGATTAA
- a CDS encoding response regulator receiver protein: MNIKPYKQIINAKSSQNPMILVVEDEEDNLLFISHALVYLQYTFITASNGQEALNLANKYDISLILLDLRLPDINGFDLLKLLKHNNTTRNIPIIAISALIKDEDRKKAQNLGCNDYLTKPYLITELEVKIRQFLPNSFINCRFVNYNAHSVEEVRVWI; encoded by the coding sequence ATGAACATTAAACCTTATAAGCAGATAATTAACGCCAAATCTTCCCAAAACCCAATGATTTTAGTGGTAGAGGATGAAGAAGATAATTTATTATTTATTTCTCATGCACTAGTTTATTTACAATACACTTTTATTACAGCTAGCAACGGTCAAGAGGCATTAAATTTAGCCAATAAATATGACATTTCTCTAATTTTGCTTGATTTAAGATTACCTGATATTAATGGTTTTGATTTACTTAAATTGTTGAAGCACAATAATACTACTCGAAATATACCAATTATAGCTATCAGTGCCTTAATCAAAGATGAAGATCGTAAAAAAGCTCAAAACTTAGGTTGTAATGATTATCTAACTAAACCCTATTTAATTACGGAGTTGGAAGTAAAAATACGCCAATTTTTACCTAATTCTTTTATAAACTGTCGTTTTGTTAATTATAATGCTCATTCAGTTGAGGAAGTACGAGTTTGGATCTAG
- the hspA3_3 gene encoding heat shock protein Hsp20 — protein sequence MAIVRYRPWSEMNSLQRQFNQMFNEVLTPTTFTEFGNFSKIPAAELVENKDYLVLKLEVPGMQAEDLNIEATAKSISVSGERKSEANEGSKTVSEFRYGSFQRVIPLPVRIQNTEVKAQYHNGILHLTLPKAEVEKNKVVKVNLVTETAV from the coding sequence ATGGCAATTGTGCGTTATCGCCCTTGGTCGGAAATGAATTCTTTACAGCGTCAATTTAATCAAATGTTTAATGAAGTTTTAACCCCCACTACTTTTACAGAATTTGGTAATTTTTCTAAAATTCCTGCTGCTGAACTTGTAGAAAATAAGGATTATTTAGTTCTTAAATTGGAAGTACCAGGAATGCAGGCTGAGGATCTTAATATTGAAGCGACAGCTAAAAGTATTTCGGTTTCTGGAGAGCGTAAATCTGAAGCTAATGAGGGTAGTAAAACTGTTTCTGAGTTTCGTTATGGTAGTTTCCAAAGAGTTATTCCTTTACCTGTAAGGATTCAAAATACTGAGGTTAAGGCCCAATATCACAACGGCATTCTACACCTTACTTTGCCTAAAGCTGAAGTTGAGAAAAATAAAGTTGTTAAAGTTAATTTGGTTACTGAAACAGCAGTTTAA